The DNA region AAGTATTCGATTTTATATTTCTTGTCCACGGATTTGACTCCTAAGGTTTTTCATCACTTCAGCGTGACTCTTTTTGGGAGCTCCGTCATTACTTTGCTTTTCAGCCAAGGCGAGCTTTTGGTATAGTTCGATTAAAGCTTGTTGTTTCTCAAATGCAGCATGACTCATGACGACAAGATCACTTTGTCCATTTTTTGTAATAAAAATAGGTTCTCCATCCTGATGTGCTAATTCGGAAATCAAGTTGAAATTATTTCTTAAATCAGAGATGGGACGAATCGTGGGCATTTTTTTCACCTCAATCATTTTATTGTTATTAATATTATCATAATTATGATAATGAATACAGGGGTGAGGGCGAACACGGCAAATTGTAACGGTTATAGGCGTGCTTAGCCGTTTTTTTGATTAACTTTTTATAGCGGGGGATGCAGTTTGAAGCAGATAGATTTGCAACCTGTAACGGGAATGTCGCCTGTTATCGGTTTATTGCATGCGATGGTGAGGTTTAATTTTTTGCGCTTGAAGCAAGCGGTAGAAGGGTTGACGCAGAAAAAAATCGATTACAAGGGGCCAAAAGGGGAACAAAACAGCATAGCGCAATTAATCAGGCATTTGACGGTCGTTGATCTTCATTGGGTGTATCGTCTGCAAAAGGCGGAAGTTCCGGCAGAATATACTGCGAAGTTTGGGCCGATGTATGATGCGGACGGTAAGCTGCCTATGGTCAAAAACGTTCCCTTGCAAACTCTTCTGGAAGATTACGAGCAGATTCAGGAAATGCTAAAAGAAGTATGTTTAAAACTGGATGATGATGAACTATTGAAAGAAGTTCCTTATGAAAACGGCAATACAGCAACCGTTCGCTGGGGCATTTGGCATATCGCCGATCATAGCCGCCACCATTATGCTCATATCGTCGGCCTGAAAAAGGGCTGAAGTCTAGAAACCAGTGTTCAACAGCACGCTACTGGAATGACCGACCGTCGGCTAGGTATGACCAAGTGGCCTTCATAATAGCGGCATTTTATGTACTTATTTTCCTATGAATGGTCCAGAATGGGGGCAGTTTCACGTGATCCGGGAAAATAGCGACA from Paenibacillus macerans includes:
- a CDS encoding DinB family protein, whose protein sequence is MKQIDLQPVTGMSPVIGLLHAMVRFNFLRLKQAVEGLTQKKIDYKGPKGEQNSIAQLIRHLTVVDLHWVYRLQKAEVPAEYTAKFGPMYDADGKLPMVKNVPLQTLLEDYEQIQEMLKEVCLKLDDDELLKEVPYENGNTATVRWGIWHIADHSRHHYAHIVGLKKG
- a CDS encoding type II toxin-antitoxin system Phd/YefM family antitoxin encodes the protein MPTIRPISDLRNNFNLISELAHQDGEPIFITKNGQSDLVVMSHAAFEKQQALIELYQKLALAEKQSNDGAPKKSHAEVMKNLRSQIRGQEI